The following coding sequences lie in one Zingiber officinale cultivar Zhangliang chromosome 2B, Zo_v1.1, whole genome shotgun sequence genomic window:
- the LOC122045918 gene encoding disease resistance protein Pik-2-like: METTIAMKLVDLSFHSIAGKLGKMLEEEAALLAGVEDDVRYIVAEHKSITSFLTAMSTRSNLNVELKNWVQELSEVAYDAEDSIDEFDCRLRSTQGFFKHFLLSIKSLKDRHNIASEIKKLKVQVEDVKKRHDRYFHPNESTSSGTATGLDMTDRYSDPRIIGHFVEEAQLVGINESRYKIIGWVINKNCPELTAISLVGFGGLGKTTLAKTVYDDPIIVGGHFQSRAWIAVSQNYNIKELLKKIIRQISVNEEQLRDVSGCQDARLNTEQLLNVMDESQLVQTIRDHLHGKRYLLVLDDVWSVEAWESLSIALPQGKEGSRIIVTTRIEDVANTSCSRNRQFIFKISPLSPELSWELFCRKVFDAPDYNCPPELENIGREILQKCDGLPLAILTIGGLLASKPDNNFEEWKDLRNQFRLEMQTNKKLSKIDQILGLSYNDLPYDLKPCFLFLGIFPEDYEIGRKRLMRRWIAEGIVSDVGGFPAEKVAERCFNELVSRSLVQPSKFNYNGTVKSCRVHDMMLEVIISISRKVNFAVLLNEHPTNLPQYQKIRRLSWHEGSSGLGPNTDLCHLRSFSSFGADVPPLKDYRKHRLLRAIDLEGCSDLDHLHPKSFSKLFLLKYLSLRNCDISALPDSIEDLQNLEFLDIRGTHIEELPNTIVKLQKLVYLLGGFLTFPKGIRKLKRLTTFGTARAHNVHSLQEIGQLVDLQKLAISFGGSDLSLRMSALLSKLNGSLRSLTIWHWGDCSLKKALNEVASPPLLLGKLMIQCRLYELPPWFASLKHVVKISLFRTLLQLEDLQVLRNLPALVNLRLGIESFVNHNENLVFDRGGFAQLKFLKIERLNVSFKEGAVRSLEILKIIYPHELTNGIEHLHGLREVHIYTPNQYVIEMVKNIAANHSNRPKCFATLPQSAREEFNSE; this comes from the coding sequence ATGGAGACGACGATAGCTATGAAGCTTGTGGACCTCTCCTTTCATTCCATCGCGGGAAAActagggaagatgctagaggaagaAGCCGCGTTGCTGGCCGGAGTCGAAGATGATGTCCGATACATAGTCGCCGAGCACAAAAGCATCACCTCTTTCTTGACGGCCATGTCAACCAGGAGCAATCTGAATGTTGAACTGAAGAACTGGGTGCAGGAACTGAGTGAGGTTGCCTACGATGCCGAAGACTCGATCGATGAGTTCGACTGCCGTCTCCGATCGACACAAGGTTTTTTCAAGCACTTCCTTCTCAGCATAAAATCATTGAAAGATCGCCATAACATAGCTTCAGAGATCAAGAAATTGAAGGTTCAAGTAGAAGATGTTAAAAAAAGGCACGATCGCTATTTCCACCCAAATGAATCTACAAGCTCTGGCACCGCTACTGGCTTGGACATGACCGACAGATACTCAGATCCACGGATCATCGGCCATTTTGTAGAGGAAGCTCAACTCGTGGGCATCAACGAGAGTAGATATAAGATCATCGGGTGGGTGATAAACAAGAACTGTCCCGAGCTTACAGCGATTTCTCTCGTCGGCTTCGGTGGTTTAGGAAAGACAACTTTGGCTAAGACGGTCTATGACGATCCTATTATCGTCGGAGGCCACTTCCAATCTCGAGCTTGGATCGCAGTGTCACAAAATTACAACATCAAAGAGCTTCTCAAAAAGATTATTCGACAAATTTCCGTCAATGAGGAACAACTCCGAGATGTTTCTGGGTGCCAAGATGCCCGTCTGAACACTGAGCAACTTCTGAACGTGATGGACGAGTCGCAACTGGTGCAGACTATCAGAGACCATCTCCATGGAAAGAGGTATTTGCTTGTTCTTGATGACGTTTGGAGCGTTGAAGCATGGGAAAGCTTGAGCATTGCATTGCCACAAGGTAAAGAAGGAAGTAGGATCATAGTGACCACCCGCATTGAGGATGTGGCAAATACAAGTTGTTCTCGTAATCgtcaatttatatttaaaatctcTCCTTTATCACCTGAGCTATCTTGGGAGTTATTCTGTAGAAAAGTATTTGATGCACCGGACTATAATTGTCCTCCAGAGCTAGAAAATATTGGCAGAGAAATCTTGCAAAAGTGCGATGGACTGCCACTTGCAATTTTGACAATCGGAGGTCTTCTAGCTTCCAAGCCTGATAATAATTTTGAGGAATGGAAAGACTTGCGCAACCAATTTCGTTTGGAGATGCAAACTAATAAAAAGCTGTCAAAGATAGATCAGATACTAGGTTTAAGTTACAATGACTTGCCTTACGATCTCAAGCCttgcttcttgttcttaggcatcTTCCCTGAGGATTATGAGATTGGTCGGAAGCGTCTGATGAGACGGTGGATTGCTGAAGGGATTGTGAGTGACGTAGGCGGCTTCCCCGCTGAGAAAGTCGCCGAGCGCTGCTTCAATGAGTTGGTGAGTCGCAGCTTGGTGCAGCCATCAAAATTCAATTATAATGGGACAGTGAAATCCTGCCGTGTCCATGACATGATGCTCGAAGTCATAATCTCGATATCAAGAAAGGTGAACTTTGCAGTGCTACTGAATGAGCACCCCACGAATCTGCCGCAATATCAGAAGATAAGACGCTTATCATGGCATGAAGGAAGCAGTGGACTAGGGCCTAACACTGATCTGTGCCACCTCCGATCCTTCTCTTCATTTGGTGCGGATGTACCACCACTGAAGGATTATAGAAAACATAGGCTGTTGAGGGCAATTGACCTGGAAGGATGTAGTGACTTGGATCATCTCCACCCCAAGAGCTTTTCCAAGTTGTTTCTTTTGAAGTACTTGTCTCTAAGAAACTGTGATATATCAGCGTTGCCAGATTCAATAGAAGATTTGCAGAATCTAGAGTTCTTGGATATAAGAGGAACTCATATTGAAGAACTACCCAATACCATCGTCAAACTCCAAAAACTGGTCTATCTGCTTGGTGGTTTCCTCACGTTCCCGAAAGGAATAAGAAAGTTGAAAAGACTTACCACGTTTGGAACGGCACGTGCTCATAATGTGCATTCGCTACAAGAGATTGGTCAGCTTGTAGACCTCCAGAAGCTTGCCATCAGTTTTGGTGGCTCTGATCTATCACTCAGAATGAGCGCCCTGCTCTCGAAGCTCAATGGCAGCCTTCGATCTCTAACGATTTGGCATTGGGGAGACTGCAGTCTGAAAAAGGCACTAAATGAGGTAGCTTCGCCGCCATTGCTGCTCGGCAAGCTCATGATACAATGCAGACTTTACGAGTTGCCTCCTTGGTTTGCATCTCTGAAGCATGTTGTCAAGATATCTCTGTTCCGCACACTACTGCAGCTCGAGGATCTACAAGTCTTGAGAAATCTCCCCGCTTTGGTCAACCTGAGACTAGGAATTGAGTCATTCGTCAATCATAATGAGAATTTGGTCTTCGATCGGGGAGGGTTCGCACAACTTAAGTTCCTGAAAATTGAACGGCTCAATGTGAGTTTCAAAGAAGGTGCAGTCCGAAGCCTCgaaattcttaaaataatttatccCCATGAATTAACCAATGGCATAGAACATCTGCATGGGCTAAGGGAGGTTCACATTTATACTCCGAATCAATATGTAATAGAGATGGTCAAAAATATTGCAGCAAACCATTCCAATCGTCCCAAATGTTTTGCAACACTACCCCAGTCTGCAAGGGAGGAGTTTAACTCAGAGTAA